In Scomber japonicus isolate fScoJap1 chromosome 21, fScoJap1.pri, whole genome shotgun sequence, one DNA window encodes the following:
- the LOC128382322 gene encoding dermatan-sulfate epimerase-like protein, with product MYSQMPGNMAVNWVVYSVFLLPLFAVGAAFSGVFNATDRDIFTDDLLQVKLTHDRATEQWKHHSADSHPNLYFNQVDVLHLRQRSSTTHSHIFKVIRAAVFTMLSNVPFYMPPAKHEEFTSKWNEIYGNNLPPLALYCLLCPEDSAALQFLIKFMDRMADYPDWKVTSAPNDEVPMAHSLTGFATAYDFIYTFLDERRKDVYLKKIRSETEELFELSKYRGWGKQYLQNHQTTNILAIMTGAIVVGSHNDPESMIWKQVSVNYMEKTMFLLNHIVDGSLDEGVAYGSYTAKSITQYVFLAQRHFNIDNLQNNWLRGHFWFYYATLLPGFQRTVGIADSNYNWFYGPESQLVFLDTFVMRNGTGNWLAQQIRKHRPKDGPMGQSSAQRWATLHTEYIWYNSHLTPQPPHNFGKAWMHIFSNWGVVTYGAGLPNGQGNTFVSFKSGKLGGRAVYDIVHDKPYSWVDGWNSFNPGHEHPDQNSFTFAPNGQVFVSEALYGPKYSYLNNVLVFSPSPTSQCNNPWEGQLGECAKWLRWTDEGVGDANGEVIVASSHRDTMFVSGEAASAYSPAMRLKSVYRALVLLNSQTLLVLDHVEKWDDSPVKSLSAFFHNLDIDFKYVPFRFMDRYNGAMMDVWDAHYKMFWFDTQGHSPDTKIQEAEQAAEFKKRWTQYVNVTFPMTGTVSRVAYVLHGPYVKVSSCKFVDNSKNGVRLSLTINNTEKIVSIATNYKDIGARLTYLGFGGHCKVEDRYQITRYGLGTQLIPKQISTDNQLFDFGFTVNVIAGVVLCVAIGFLTMQRKFYVCFSRLMRYALLSVLILWIAELLFVSSSCDQLLCGVKWKGAGAKSEVNNQIRLYEQRRLPLPTVLIATLPGSGSEILKHLFYNSSDFVYIRVPTEHVDIPETEFEFDSLVDACEWSRSDAEHGRFKIIQGWLHSLVHNTKLHLQNIQLVEGSRVKQPQKVSTSRDRKKRSRRREPASELKGKLRASLDRDAEYVREMRRHVAEYPNTRVVLSMRSGSWALKLPFIQEVVGPSLRTIYLVRDPRAWIYLMVYNSKPSLYSLKNIPQHLSLIFKEDAVKDGCPTVAPEFKIIQRLLSRSETNPVLILAHLWLAHTTAVLRVSESLPEECYYQVRFEDVVNFPQETAESIHRFLGVPVSPTALNQLIFTTSTNLYNLMYEGDISPANINMWREKMPRKDIRLIEDICGSVMKRLGYARFAS from the coding sequence atgtattcacaaaTGCCTGGCAACATGGCAGTTAACTGGGTCGTatattctgtctttttgttACCGCTCTTCGCAGTGGGGGCTGCTTTCTCTGGGGTCTTCAATGccacagacagagacattttCACAGATGATTTGCTGCAGGTCAAGCTCACCCACGACAGAGCAACCGAGCAGTGGAAACATCACTCTGCCGATTCTCACCCCAACCTATATTTTAACCAAGTGGATGTGTTGCACTTGAGGCAAAGGTCCTCCACCACCCACAGTCACATATTCAAAGTCATCCGGGCGGCTGTTTTCACTATGTTGTCTAATGTTCCTTTTTACATGCCCCCTGCAAAACACGAGGAGTTTACAAGCAAGTGGAATGAGATTTATGGAAACAACCTGCCTCCCCTGGCTCTCTACTGCCTGTTGTGCCCAGAGGACTCTGCCGCCTTGCAGTTTCTCATCAAGTTTATGGACAGGATGGCTGATTACCCAGACTGGAAGGTGACCAGTGCACCTAATGATGAGGTTCCCATGGCGCACTCTCTCACTGGGTTTGCTACTGCCTATGACTTTATCTACACTTTCCTGGATGAACGGAGGAAGGATGTGTACCTCAAGAAAATTCGCTCTGAGACGGAGGAGCTGTTTGAGCTCTCTAAGTATAGGGGGTGGGGGAAACAATACCTCCAGAATCATCAAACTACTAATATATTAGCTATCATGACTGGTGCAATAGTGGTGGGATCACATAATGACCCAGAGTCGATGATCTGGAAACAAGTGTCGGTGAATTATATGGAGAAAACAATGTTTCTGCTAAACCACATTGTTGATGGGTCGCTGGACGAAGGAGTAGCCTACGGGAGCTACACGGCCAAGTCCATCACGCAGTACGTCTTCTTAGCTCAACGCCACTTCAACATCGACAACTTGCAGAACAACTGGCTGCGGGGACACTTCTGGTTTTATTATGCCACTCTGTTGCCGGGGTTTCAGAGGACAGTTGGCATAGCAGACTCCAACTACAACTGGTTTTATGGGCCAGAGAGCCAGCTTGTCTTCCTCGATACATTTGTCATGAGGAACGGAACGGGTAATTGGCTGGCTCAACAGATTAGAAAGCACCGGCCCAAGGATGGTCCCATGGGACAGTCTTCTGCACAGCGCTGGGCTACACTTCACACAGAATACATCTGGTACAACTCCCACCTCACACCACAACCTCCCCACAACTTTGGCAAAGCCTGGATGCATATTTTCTCAAACTGGGGTGTGGTTACGTACGGAGCAGGGCTGCCCAATGGTCAGGGTAATACTTTTGTCTCCTTTAAGTCTGGCAAACTGGGTGGCCGTGCAGTCTACGACATTGTTCATGACAAGCCTTACTCATGGGTAGACGGCTGGAACAGCTTTAACCCAGGTCACGAGCACCCAGACCAGAATTCATTCACATTTGCTCCTAATGGACAAGTATTTGTGTCTGAAGCACTTTATGGCCCAAAGTACAGCTATCTTAACAATGTGTTAGTGTTCAGTCCATCTCCTACTAGTCAGTGTAACAATCCCTGGGAGGGTCAGTTAGGGGAGTGTGCCAAATGGCTGCGCTGGACTGATGAGGGGGTGGGTGACGCTAATGGGGAGGTGATAGTCGCTTCCTCGCACAGGGACACCATGTTTGTGAGTGGGGAAGCAGCGTCGGCTTACTCCCCAGCCATGAGACTAAAGAGTGTGTACAGAGCTTTGGTTTTACTCAACTCACAAACGCTGCTGGTGCTTGACCATGTGGAAAAGTGGGATGATTCACCAGTGAAGTCACTCAGTGCTTTTTTCCACAATCTGGACATTGATTTTAAATATGTTCCTTTCAGATTTATGGACAGATATAATGGCGCAATGATGGACGTGTGGGACGCTCATTATAAAATGTTCTGGTTTGACACCCAGGGTCACAGCCCCGATACCAAGATACAGGAGGCAGAGCAGGCAGCTGAGTTTAAAAAGAGGTGGACACAGTATGTCAATGTCACTTTTCCAATGACAGGCACAGTCAGCAGAGTTGCTTATGTGTTACACGGTCCATATGTCAAAGTGTCCAGCTGTAAATTTGTGGATAATAGCAAGAATGGAGTTAGACTTTCTTTAACCATAAATAACACAGAGAAGATTGTCTCTATAGCTACAAACTATAAAGACATAGGAGCAAGGTTGACTTATTTAGGATTTGGAGGTCACTGTAAGGTGGAGGATAGATATCAAATCACACGATATGGCCTTGGGACACAACTCATCCCCAAACAAATCAGTACTGATAATCAGCTGTTTGACTTTGGATTTACAGTCAATGTGATTGCAGGGGTTGTTCTCTGTGTGGCTATAGGATTTTTGACCATGCAGAGGAAGTTTTATGTCTGCTTCAGCAGGCTGATGCGTTACGCCCTGCTCTCCGTGCTCATCCTGTGGATAGCCGAGTTGCTGTTTGTGTCTAGCAGCTGCGATCAGCTTCTCTGTGGGGTAAAATGGAAAGGTGCGGGTGCCAAAAGCGAAGTAAACAACCAAATCAGACTGTACGAGCAGCGCCGACTCCCCCTCCCTACTGTCCTCATAGCAACTCTTCCCGGTTCAGGCTCAGAAATACTCAAGCACCTTTTCTACAACAGCTCTGACTTTGTTTACATTCGGGTTCCCACCGAGCATGTGGACATACCAGAGACTGAGTTTGAGTTTGACTCCCTGGTTGATGCCTGTGAGTGGTCAAGGTCAGATGCTGAGCATGGACGGTTTAAGATTATCCAAGGCTGGCTGCACTCGCTGGTCCACAACACCAAGCTCCACTTGCAAAACATTCAGTTGGTAGAGGGCAGTAGGGTCAAACAGCCCCAGAAAGTCAGCACCTCcagggacagaaagaaaagatccAGGAGGAGGGAACCAGCGTCTGAGCTGAAGGGAAAACTCAGAGCCAGTCTGGACAGAGATGCAGAGTATGTTAGGGAGATGAGACGACATGTCGCTGAGTACCCCAACACCCGCGTGGTCCTCAGCATGCGAAGTGGAAGCTGGGCGCTCAAACTACCTTTCATTCAGGAGGTTGTGGGACCTTCACTGAGGACAATCTATTTGGTCAGGGACCCTCGAGCATGGATTTATCTTATGGTATATAACAGTAAACCCAGCCTATACTCCCTTAAGAACATCCCGCAGCACCTTTCCTTGATATTCAAGGAGGATGCTGTCAAGGATGGCTGCCCAACCGTGGCACCAgagtttaaaataatacagaggCTGCTGTCCCGATCGGAGACAAACCCTGTCCTGATTCTGGCTCATCTGTGGCTGGCTCACACCACAGCAGTGCTTAGGGTCAGCGAGAGCCTCCCCGAGGAGTGCTACTACCAAGTGAGGTTTGAGGACGTGGTCAACTTCCCCCAGGAAACCGCGGAAAGCATACACAGATTTTTGGGGGTGCCCGTCTCACCCACAGCCCTCAACCAACTTATATTTACCACCTCCACAAACCTGTACAATCTAATGTACGAGGGAGATATTTCACCAGCCAATATTAACatgtggagggaaaaaatgcCACGAAAGGACATCAGACTAATAGAGGACATATGTGGGAGTGTGATGAAGAGGTTGGGTTACGCCAGGTTTGCCAGTTAA